The window CAAACACTTCTACTGTAGTTACTGCAATGCGTATTATGGCAGAGGTGAAAATCGTACCCAAGTGAACAGGACCTGCAACATTTGTGGACAAGGCGTACCGACACATGGTAGATTCTTTATTGAAGTACCTATTCTAAGACAGCTGCAAAAGTTTTTCATTGGTAAGTGTTTATGTTTTTATAACTTGGATTTTCTCTCGCTGATGTATTGATAAATCACCCACtttattttttgcaaagtttcacagaCTCGATCTACACAGCTTTTACACAATAAATATTTATTGTGATCTGACCTCTAAGTGAAACCTTGTTAACCGGGGTTACATGTCCTAGATTCCAATTTTgtgctcttttgtttttgttgtttcaaCTTTCTGTTTTATACTTAGAACCAAATAGCAAAGCTAATTTAGCTTTTTATGGAAACTGTACCCAGTATTATGGCTACAGTATGAAAGTAGAGCCAGTTTTTTAACTTGACTCATTTAATTATTCAGAACTTATAGCCAACCTCATTTGCAACACAACTATATGCATGCATGCTTGATGTAAACATGAATTCCAACAAATTAATAACCCTTACTGCACTCACAAGGAAGACATACACATGAATTTTCAGAGTGTTTTATACTTGATAAAGTGCGAAATGTGAGTTTAAGAAACAGGTTAAAACACGTTTGATGTCGACGTATGCTTTATTACACTAAACTTGGGATTTGGTATATTTTGACCAAGAAAATTGGACGTAAACATGTAGCTGTGTTGTATCAGATATAAAGACAGTCACTAAACAGTAATGgtatttgtattttcttcatGGATTAGCAATCAGTGTTTTAAGGTAATATACAGGGGTGTATGTTACAAACTGGAACTTGTGAACTTGTGACTTTGAACGAGTGTGACATCTCGATGTTGACTTTTTTTAGAAGAGCCTTATCAATCTCACTTTAACATACACAAATCTCTTCTTCCTTGTTCCAAAATTTGACCCAGAATCAACAGCCTACAGTATAGGTTTCAAAGAGTAAAGAGGGCTGACAAAGACATTGAAGATGTCGATGATGGCTCTCTTTATAGAAGCAAATGTGGCCCAGGTGGATTCTTGTCAGAGAATTATAATCTCTTTGTAAAGCTTAACACAGATGATGTAGCTATATTATGATCATCACAGTTTGGAGTTTGCCATCTCTTTCTTCTTATCAATGAGTTGCCACCATCATTAAGGTATGTCAGTAAAGGTAAAATTTCCCACAGCCTTAATGCATTTGTTTATCTAATCTAGCACTGTGTACTCATTAAATTCCATGTGAACCACCATGATGTGTGCAAACACCTTGAAAGTGTCCATCTTTCCTAAATACTGTAGTAATGTAATAAGTACCAGGCGTTTGCTGGTCTATGGTTTGGAgatgaaaaacctttttttaaaaacatttttcaagcctTTTGTCGACACATTTCAGGAAACTGAAATTCATGGTATGACCTTTGTGTAATGATAATTGTTATTATacaccacacaagtgaatagtgcttttggCACGTGCTGATTGGCTAGCCCAGAGGTGATTggccaagtactattcacctccaagctgcagaagaaaaacaaaatggcttcccgtttcACTTCGGTTTTCGAAGAGGAAATTCTTTCAATGATCGAGGAGGCTGTACCAAAAAAcacaaaacttgcaacgaagTTTGCTGTAATAGTATTTAATGGTAAGATGTTTAATATCTCCAACCTCATAACCTAAGGCGAAATATCAAAATACAATGCCTTGTATACGAAAACTGTCGTGCACTAAAATTACATCTAATGTTTTACAGCTTGGTTTCAACAACAAGAGGAATTTAACTCAATCATTGAGGAAATGACACCGCAGCAACCTTAACAAGTGCCTGCAAAAGTTTTATTTGTCGGCAAGAAGGCGAGACggaatattttacaataaaaaatcgcTTACCGCTATTCAGGGAGCCCTTGATCGACACCTGAGAAGTCCACCACTGAGTAAGCCTTTTTCCATTATCGGAGACCCTCTCTTTACAGAAGCAAACAAAACTCTGAGCAGAAGAGGCAACATTGCTCTGACAGCCCATAAGCAAGCATTGACAAAAGAGGTAGTTGAAAAGCTGTACGATGAAGGAGAGCTCCTCGAGTTTGACACGCTTAATCCTGAAAAATTACAACAAACCGCGTGGTTTCTTATCACCCTTTTCCTCAGCAAAAGAGGCAGGGAAAACCAGCATACCATGAAGAAAACCATAACTGACCATAACTGGTCACCAAAGCGAAGCAAGTATTGAGAGTTACAGCAACACTCCTACATTCCACCAATTCAATGTCGAACGCGATTGCTGACTTTGTGGATTCAGGCTGCTCTTCGGCAGATCCATCAGCTTCTCTTGTGGCTGAGAGCACTGGAATGAAATCTGCGTCATCCTCAATCCATTCAACATCGGCATCTCCGGATGAAAGCAAAGATAGAAAATCCGTTGAAATTGAACAGACACAAAAGAACAGCCAGCATCGTGTTCATGGCTTGATTCCAGGCGGCACATTTCACGGCTGCACTTTCAACTTTACCGTCAATCTTCCAGGCAGCAGTTCCCCAGCAAAATATTTAAGGATTAAACTGCACTTTTCCTTTGAATATCGTGTCAGATCCAAAAAACATGTAATTTAAAAATCATTGAACTTTTGAATTCGTTCGCTTCATTTCACTTCCAGGGTTCGTACaggtcatggaaaacctggaaagtcatggaattttataatttcacttccaggcctggaaagtcatggaatttaggTGTgggtcatggaaagtcatggaaaatcATTACGCTTTCTATGAGTGAAAGGCAATAAGatccaaagttaaaaaaaattactgacgAGTCCAAAAATCAGATTTGATTTCAGCAGAAATGTTAAACATAAGCgcacattgcaaggtattttgCTTTTACACCTCATTGTTGCGTGAAATATATGCAAATTTCTCAGACATTtggaatgaaccaatgagatGCGCTCAATCCCACAAGTTCATTCATGTGGAACATACGTGCGCGGACGTGCGAGTAGTTATGCGAAGCATCGcccttgtgtttttgttttgtttgaccTTTCGCTTCGGTATAAAAGCGGACTATGCCGGGGAAATGTACATTTAAAGAGGCCTGGTTAAGCAACCCTCAGTTTTCGATTTGGATTGAGCGTGGAAAGTCGAGTGGTCAAGCAAGATGTAAAGTTTGTTCAAAAGATTTTGACATCCAGAACATGGGAGAAGCGGCCGTGAAAAGCCACATGAAATCGAAGAAGCATATTGATGCTGTTGAAGGTAAGcttatacatgtaaattgttTCTCCTGCCTCTTCGTACACTTATGAAAATAGATAGGCTTGAAGATTTCCCCAAATTTCGTACTGAGAATGAGCCGACATGGTAATTTCAATTCAATTACCCCCCTCTTGTTCTTGttattttcccgcgaaaaaccTTAATGTGAGCAACAGTCGCCATTATGGATGATCCCAACCTTGTTCTTGACTTCGTACGCGGTGAACGCTTAAATATACTTGAAGAACTGAAAGAACACGAACTAAATTTGCGGAAAACGATAGAAAATCTACCCATGGATGAAGATTTCAACGATTTGTTGGTGGTTTTAATAAATGGCTATCTTTCCTTCGAAAATAATGCAGCGAAAGCTCTTGCCAACATAGATGACTTGGAGGAGAAGGCGAAAAAGCTCTTTTCTGGATGTTGAACCTCATTCAATTACAacggctcttttaagagccacAACTTGTACAAAAGTCTTGGCCGACTTAATTTTTTAGCTTAAGTTTATTTGTGTACTTTTTCCACAAATGTTCTTCTTTATTAAGTTGCATTAAACTGGACCTCGGTTATCTGCAGTTTTAACAGCTATGCAAGCCAATAGTTTATTAGTAATTTACCCTCGCCAGGTAACTTCAAGCCGTTTTTGTTATCAACTGTaaaatttatttgtatttaGATGCCAAGGGTAACGTCAGCTTGAAGAACCTTTTGCCAACTGTTGTACAGGAACCACATGTACCAGAAGGTGCTTCTAGGGCACCTGAGCAGCTACCTAAAAACATGATGTCATACGTTTCatcaaaggaaactgtgactgCAGAAGTTTTATGGGCCTTAAAGGTTGTATTATCTCACTACAGTTATAAAAGTAGTGAGGACATTGCTCAACTCTTTCAGCGAATGTTTGCAGATAGCACCATCGCCAAACAGTTTACCTGTGGGGAGAAAAAATGTGCTTATTTAGCATGTTTTGGAGTTGCACCATTCTTTCAGCAACAGCTTCTTGATAAGATTAAAAAGTTagagtcttttgttttgttatttgatGAGTCCCTCAACAAAGTTACACAAAGTAAACAACTGGATCTTCACATCAGATTCTGGGACACAAAATGTTCAAGTGTGCAAACAAGATATGTGACCTCCCTGTTCATGGGGCATGCAACTGCGAATGACTTACTAGTAAAGATGACTGAATGTCTGAAAAGTAACAAAATTGACAGTTCCAAGATATTGCAGATATCTATGGATGGGCCCAATGTTAACTGGAAATTTCATGATTTATTACAAGAACAGATTTGTGAGGCTGGTGAGGATGCATCAACTTTAATCAATGTTGGTTCTTGTGGGCTACATGTTGTTCATAACGCATTCAAGACTGGTGCTCAGGCATCTGAATGGAATGTAGAAGAGGTCCTCTCATCTTTGCACTGGCTATTTGTAGACTCACCAgcaaggaaagaagattttacTGAAATAACAGGAAGTGTGGTGTTTCCTCTGAAGTTTTGTAAGCACAGATGGCTAGAGAACGTACCCGTTGTAGTGCGAGCTCAAGAAATTTGGGACAAAGTCATACTGTATGTTCAAAAAGTGCAAACTGGCAAGAAATACAGTAAACCAACATCAAAGTCATTCAAGATCATACAAGATGCTGTCCAGGATCCACTCATGCCAGCAAAGATGGCAGCTTTTGAGTCAGTGGCAAAGCAGCTTCAACCCTTCTTGGCAATTTTCCAAAGTGACAACCCACTTTTACCTTTCATGGCTAGCACTCTACAAAAGATGATTGCAGGACTGATGAAGAGATATATCAAGGCTGATGTACTCCAGAAGGCTATCTCAGCAGTGAAGCTTTTAAAGTTAGACCTCTCAGAGAAGAAAACTTTCCTTGAGATTAACAAGGTGGATATTGGATTTGTTGCTGTGGACAAGCTCAAGAAATTGCAGGGTGAAAAAAAAGTCAGTGATCGCCAGGTGAGAAcaaagttgtttaattttcccTTTTCCCGGAGAGTGGGCCATCAATGTCCAATGCAGTACTCAaacaatatatattttgttACTTTCAACATGAcacaatgcaatacaatacaataatttccCAGGAACGCTTAAAATGGGATGAAATAATGCTTCTTTCAGAGACTTATTGACTTACTAACTTAACCTGTTGCAGACAGGTTTGCCAAAAATACCAGAATCTAAACTGTTACCCATTCTGAACTTGTCATTATTGGTACTTTCAGATATACCAGTTCAAGAGTGAGTTTCAGTCCTTCTTAAGTAAAATTGTCAGCAAGGTGTTTGAGAAGACCCCGATAGCCTACTCTTTGGCAAGGAATCTGGCATGTCTAGACCCCAACTTGATTGTAGCTGACAAGGAGGGTTGCTCTGCAAAGTTCAAAGTAGTGCTGAAGAAGATGGTGGAATGCCAAAGATTAAACATACGTGATTGTGATGCCTTAGTTTTGCAGTACTCTGAGTTTCTTGAGCTGGCAATTAAGGTTGAGACATCAGCCTTCGAAGAATTCAACTTCAAGGTAGACAGGCTGGACGTATTTTTGCAGAAACACATTGGTTCTGTTATTTCACTGTCCAAATTATGGGATCTGCTGAGAGAACTCTTGATTCTTTCCCATGGTCAAGCAACTGTTGAGAGGGGATTTTCAGTAAACCGGCAAGTCATGATCgagaacatgaaagaaaaaacttttattGCACAGCGTACAATTCATGACCACATTCAGAGCATTGGAGGGCTAGGTCAGTTGGTAGTTAGCAGGGAACTTCTTGCAGCAGCTAGTGCAGGGAGACAACGTTACTCTGCCTATCTTGAAGAGCAGAAGAAAGAGCAACAGCAAGCTTCTCAAAACAGGAAGCGAAAAATAGTTCTTGAGGAAAAAGCTGagttagagaaaaagaaaaagcgcCTTGCCAGTGATATTAGTGCCTTACAACTTGATGCAGACTCTCTAGCAAAAGAAGCTGAGGAAAAAGCCAAGCTTGTTCTACTCTCCAAGTCTAATGCACTTAGAAAagcagcaaaagaaaaggagaGCGCCCTAGAGAAAGTTGAAGATGAGCTGAGAGAGCTGGTTAAGAAGAGTTCTAACTTGTGAACTAACTTGCAGTTATCTTCTATGTAAAGGGCAAAGGATTGACTCTTGACAGTTAAAGAGAATATCTTACATTTTGTTTGAACTGGTTCATATTTTCACAACCTATCTAGTTGAATAAATGATTGTTTTCACATTACTTTCGATGTCGGAGAACACTTGCTAAACTTAGGTcatgaaattttgcaaaaggtcatggaaaaagtcatggaaagtcatggaattttaacAGGTCaaaagtgtacgaaccctgACTTCGTTTTACTTCAATTGATCACCTGACTTACATGTTGTTAAAATAGAATCTGCATATTAACTAGTGTGCGTCATAGAGCACTAATTGTGTAAGGAATCAATCTTTCTCAGCtgcagtaaaaataaacacttgaaCCCAGTCAGTCTGATTTATTTCCCAAAAGTGGTGCCGAGGCCCGGCTTGAAACATGTCTAAAGAACTATCACGACTGAGAGGAGTGAGAAGAGCATATAAAGGTCACGTAACGCAGGATATAAACAAGGCCGAACGTCTTATGAGCGCTGAAGATGACGAATCAGCAGAGGTAACAGCGATCTTCGAGCATATCTCCAGAAGAGAAAAGGAAATCACAGCTCTAGACTCAAGTATCGTACACTTGCTAGAATCAGAAGACGAAATAGCGAGAGATGTGGAAGAAACGCTTAGGCTCCAGGACAAAGTATCAGTGAGCAAGACAAGGATTACAAAATACATCCAAAACAATAAGATCAAACCAACATGCATCGCACGCTCCATCAACCAGCAAAAAGCACGTCAATTTACCCAAAATGACACTAAAAACCTTTCACGGGAATCGTCTCGAACGGCAATCGTTCTGGGATAGTTTTAGCGCCACAATTCATGAAAACGATGAATTATCAAACATCCAGAAGATGTCTTATCTTAACTGAATTCTAAAAGACGAAGCTGAGCGCGCCATTGCTGGATTGCCAATGCCGTCGGACAATTACATTAAAGCAACAGAAATTCTAAAAGAACGTTTTGGGCAAAAGCAAGTTCTAATAAATGCACACATGGAATCGCTTATAAACGTCCCTTCACCAACGAATAACGCAACCAACCTAAGAGAATTTTATGATACATTTGAATCCAATATACGTGGTCTAGAAGCACTAGATGTAAAGGCAGACTCCTATGGAAACCTTCGAATTCCAATTCTATTGAAGAAAATACCAGAAGAATTAACGCACCTCATCTCCAGAGCTAACCCATCCACGGACAAATGTCTGACCGAACTAAGAACGGAACTAGGGAAGGAAATAGAAACGCGCGAAAGAAGTCATACAGCAGCCACAAG of the Montipora capricornis isolate CH-2021 chromosome 7, ASM3666992v2, whole genome shotgun sequence genome contains:
- the LOC138058094 gene encoding uncharacterized protein, with amino-acid sequence MPGKCTFKEAWLSNPQFSIWIERGKSSGQARCKVCSKDFDIQNMGEAAVKSHMKSKKHIDAVEDAKGNVSLKNLLPTVVQEPHVPEGASRAPEQLPKNMMSYVSSKETVTAEVLWALKVVLSHYSYKSSEDIAQLFQRMFADSTIAKQFTCGEKKCAYLACFGVAPFFQQQLLDKIKKLESFVLLFDESLNKVTQSKQLDLHIRFWDTKCSSVQTRYVTSLFMGHATANDLLVKMTECLKSNKIDSSKILQISMDGPNVNWKFHDLLQEQICEAGEDASTLINVGSCGLHVVHNAFKTGAQASEWNVEEVLSSLHWLFVDSPARKEDFTEITGSVVFPLKFCKHRWLENVPVVVRAQEIWDKVILYVQKVQTGKKYSKPTSKSFKIIQDAVQDPLMPAKMAAFESVAKQLQPFLAIFQSDNPLLPFMASTLQKMIAGLMKRYIKADVLQKAISAVKLLKLDLSEKKTFLEINKVDIGFVAVDKLKKLQGEKKVSDRQIYQFKSEFQSFLSKIVSKVFEKTPIAYSLARNLACLDPNLIVADKEGCSAKFKVVLKKMVECQRLNIRDCDALVLQYSEFLELAIKVETSAFEEFNFKVDRLDVFLQKHIGSVISLSKLWDLLRELLILSHGQATVERGFSVNRQVMIENMKEKTFIAQRTIHDHIQSIGGLGQLVVSRELLAAASAGRQRYSAYLEEQKKEQQQASQNRKRKIVLEEKAELEKKKKRLASDISALQLDADSLAKEAEEKAKLVLLSKSNALRKAAKEKESALEKVEDELRELVKKSSNL